The following proteins are co-located in the Methanobacterium sp. genome:
- a CDS encoding TIGR00269 family protein: MKTCTKCGATPVIIHRKASGQMLCKDCFIESATEKVLRNIRRNKLIERGDKVAVALSGGKDSVMVLDIVNSLHERNIIDLFAITIDEGIEGYRKHGVEIAAKNAKKLGIDHRIASFKDYFGKTLDEILHNESRQHGACTYCGVFRRWIINRVAREENATKIATGHNLDDETEAILMNYLEGNIDNLTRIGVKSEPKNDKFTVKIKPIREIPEKEVALYVIARELDVHFDECPYSKESFRGEVGRFVKELSANHPTIMYSTLKGFDKIKPAIKKEFSGKKVNMGNCIQCGEPASHELCRACLFVKSLNGE, translated from the coding sequence ATGAAAACATGCACTAAATGCGGCGCGACGCCTGTAATAATACATAGAAAAGCCTCGGGGCAAATGCTGTGTAAAGACTGCTTCATTGAATCAGCAACTGAAAAAGTTTTAAGAAATATTCGCAGAAATAAGCTCATAGAACGTGGAGATAAAGTTGCAGTTGCTTTATCTGGTGGGAAAGATAGTGTAATGGTTCTTGACATCGTTAATTCGCTCCATGAAAGAAACATAATAGATCTTTTCGCCATAACCATTGACGAAGGTATAGAAGGATACCGAAAGCATGGGGTGGAAATTGCAGCGAAAAACGCCAAAAAATTGGGTATAGATCATAGAATAGCATCATTTAAGGATTACTTTGGAAAAACACTCGATGAAATTCTGCATAATGAGTCAAGGCAGCACGGTGCATGTACTTATTGTGGAGTATTTAGAAGGTGGATCATTAACAGGGTGGCAAGGGAAGAAAATGCCACCAAAATTGCAACAGGCCATAATTTAGATGATGAAACCGAAGCAATACTAATGAATTATCTTGAAGGTAACATAGATAACCTCACAAGAATTGGGGTAAAATCAGAACCTAAAAATGATAAATTCACCGTCAAGATAAAACCAATTAGGGAAATTCCAGAAAAAGAAGTGGCGTTATATGTAATTGCCCGTGAGCTGGATGTTCATTTTGATGAGTGCCCTTATTCAAAGGAATCATTCCGGGGAGAAGTTGGAAGATTTGTAAAAGAACTATCTGCCAATCACCCTACTATAATGTATTCGACCCTTAAAGGCTTTGATAAGATAAAGCCTGCCATAAAAAAAGAATTTTCAGGCAAAAAAGTAAATATGGGAAATTGTATACAATGCGGTGAGCCAGCATCCCATGAATTATGCAGGGCGTGTCTGTTTGTTAAATCATTAAATGGAGAATAG
- a CDS encoding dihydropteroate synthase-like protein: protein MKILIVTGKLAGKLVKDISSKSKQEVYTHVVDTPIAAFLTPRKILKELNNLENVDVQSYDAIITPGLIRKDVSVIGEETGIPTYKGPKDAADLNVILEMVDELELSSQIPADKLIEEELKKRALKFIDDFEKDEKNTKKLLKKPENILVGNLPVGEDFPMRVLAEIANAPLLSKDELLKRAKYFVENGAQMIDIGMIAGENKADKIPEMVKLLKENLNGIPISVDTLNPVEIKAGIESGVDMVLSLDHGNCEEVLPLMEEKQIPAVILPTDFGKNWVPHTVEERVNSLESLVQKCGKIDVIADLILDPINSKSIVESIIACHDFKARNKAPLFFGVGNVTELLDTDSVGVNALLSGIAMELGASILFTPEESGKTLGSVHELSVSSKMMFLSKHRGSTAKDLGINLIILKDKHRGETLIEEVDAPVLEGAENYKFTQDPKGSFKIIAENGFIKAVHYIHLKPDMVIKGKTAKSVYDEIIKQELVSRIEHATYLGAELQKAEIAAKLNKNYIQDFPLFKNLDY from the coding sequence ATGAAAATCTTAATAGTAACAGGTAAACTTGCAGGTAAGCTGGTTAAGGATATTTCAAGCAAATCTAAGCAAGAAGTGTATACTCATGTAGTAGATACGCCAATTGCGGCATTTTTAACTCCTCGGAAAATATTGAAAGAACTGAACAACCTGGAAAACGTTGATGTTCAGTCTTATGATGCAATTATAACTCCGGGACTTATACGTAAAGATGTAAGTGTTATAGGTGAAGAAACTGGAATTCCAACCTATAAAGGCCCAAAAGACGCTGCAGATTTAAATGTAATCCTTGAAATGGTGGATGAACTGGAACTTTCATCTCAGATACCTGCAGATAAATTAATTGAAGAAGAACTGAAGAAGCGGGCCTTGAAGTTTATAGATGACTTTGAGAAGGATGAAAAAAACACTAAAAAACTTCTTAAAAAGCCTGAAAATATCCTTGTAGGTAACCTGCCTGTGGGTGAAGACTTCCCAATGAGGGTACTGGCTGAAATTGCAAATGCACCTTTACTCAGTAAAGACGAACTCCTGAAGCGGGCAAAATATTTTGTAGAAAATGGGGCTCAGATGATAGATATTGGAATGATTGCCGGTGAAAATAAGGCCGATAAAATTCCAGAAATGGTAAAATTATTGAAAGAAAATCTAAATGGCATCCCTATAAGTGTTGATACTTTGAATCCTGTAGAAATTAAAGCAGGGATTGAATCAGGGGTTGACATGGTTTTAAGCCTTGATCACGGTAATTGTGAGGAAGTACTGCCTTTGATGGAAGAAAAACAGATTCCTGCAGTTATACTGCCAACAGATTTCGGAAAGAACTGGGTACCTCATACTGTGGAAGAACGTGTTAACTCACTGGAAAGTCTCGTACAAAAATGTGGAAAAATCGACGTGATAGCTGATTTAATTCTGGACCCTATTAACAGTAAGAGCATAGTTGAGTCAATAATAGCGTGCCATGATTTCAAAGCACGAAACAAAGCGCCTTTATTCTTTGGAGTCGGAAATGTCACTGAGCTCCTGGATACAGATTCTGTTGGGGTAAATGCTCTGCTATCTGGAATTGCAATGGAACTTGGGGCAAGTATTTTATTTACGCCTGAAGAAAGCGGTAAAACACTTGGAAGTGTTCATGAACTTTCAGTTTCGTCAAAAATGATGTTTCTCTCAAAACACAGGGGTTCTACAGCAAAAGATCTGGGTATAAACCTTATAATTTTAAAGGATAAACATAGGGGAGAAACATTAATTGAAGAAGTTGATGCGCCTGTATTGGAAGGTGCAGAAAACTATAAATTCACCCAGGACCCTAAAGGGAGCTTTAAAATAATAGCTGAAAATGGTTTTATAAAGGCGGTGCACTATATTCATTTGAAGCCAGATATGGTCATTAAAGGTAAGACTGCAAAAAGTGTATATGATGAAATAATTAAACAGGAACTTGTTTCAAGAATTGAACACGCAACATACCTTGGTGCCGAGCTTCAAAAGGCTGAAATAGCAGCCAAACTTAATAAAAACTATATTCAGGATTTTCCATTATTTAAAAATTTAGATTATTAA
- the porD gene encoding pyruvate synthase subunit PorD encodes MTAIGATVKEPGSSVKNKTGSWRTFKPVLDKDKCINCENCFLFCPEGCITKETDIDYDYCKGCGICAHECPVKAIKMERG; translated from the coding sequence ATGACAGCCATAGGAGCAACTGTTAAAGAACCTGGAAGCAGTGTCAAAAATAAAACAGGAAGTTGGAGAACATTTAAACCTGTTTTAGATAAAGACAAATGTATTAATTGTGAAAATTGTTTTTTATTTTGCCCAGAAGGGTGCATAACTAAAGAAACTGATATAGATTATGATTATTGTAAAGGATGCGGGATTTGTGCCCATGAGTGTCCTGTAAAAGCTATTAAAATGGAGAGAGGATAA
- the porC gene encoding pyruvate synthase subunit PorC, with the protein MIEIRFHGRGGQGAVTAAEILAKAAFEDGKYCQAFPFFGAERKGAPVMAFTRINDKPIRRRYQVYNPDHVIVLDETLLEAVDVLSGLKDGGKVVINTTDDVNLGENVDSYNIDATGIALDILGVPIVNTVMLGAFAGVTNIVSLDSLIKVTKETFPGKIGEKNANAAKIAYEKIKK; encoded by the coding sequence ATGATCGAAATTCGATTTCATGGACGTGGTGGACAGGGTGCAGTGACTGCTGCTGAAATTTTAGCAAAAGCAGCTTTTGAAGATGGAAAGTATTGTCAAGCGTTCCCGTTCTTCGGTGCTGAACGAAAAGGTGCACCAGTCATGGCTTTTACAAGAATAAACGATAAACCAATAAGAAGAAGATATCAAGTTTATAATCCTGATCATGTTATTGTATTGGATGAAACTCTCTTAGAAGCGGTAGATGTATTATCAGGGCTTAAAGATGGTGGAAAAGTAGTTATAAATACCACAGATGACGTTAATCTTGGAGAAAATGTAGACTCATATAATATTGACGCCACAGGAATTGCTCTGGATATTTTAGGAGTTCCAATTGTCAATACAGTTATGTTAGGAGCATTCGCAGGAGTAACTAATATAGTTTCACTAGATTCTCTTATTAAAGTAACTAAAGAAACTTTCCCCGGAAAAATAGGTGAAAAGAACGCTAATGCAGCTAAAATAGCCTATGAAAAAATTAAAAAATAG